The sequence GAAATCGTAAATAAAGATGGTAATGTAATTGGTAAAGTTACGTCTGGAACACAGTCTCCATCTCTAGGAAAAGGAATTGGAATGGGATATGTTCCAAAAGAATTTGCTGCTGAAGGAAGTGAAATTTTCATCAGAATTCGTAAAAACGATGTTTTAGCAAAAGTGGTTAAAACTCCATTTTATAAAAAATAAATTGTTTAGATGAATAAAAATAAATAAAGGCTTTTCGTGAGAAAAGCCTTTATTTATTTTTATTATAATTTATTCATGTTAGTTGCTAAAGTTTCAATGAATTTACTGATTGGCCCTTTTATCATCATGGCCATCATTGCATTAAATTCACCTTCAAAATCTAATTTTATTGAGCATTCATTTTCAGAAATTTCTCCAATATTTGCAGTTAATGTAAATGGTAATTTACTACTTGCTGCACCTAAAACTACTTTTGAATTTGGATGTGCTTCTTTTTTGACTAATTTAATTTCTGGCATTCCAGATAAAGCAAACATAAAGCAGTTTTCGTCAATTACTTCAAATTTTGCAATATTTTCTGGCATTAATTTTTCAAAATTTTTAATATCTATTAAAGCATTAAAAAGATATGCTGCCGATTTTGAAACGGTAACTTTAGAACTTTCTAAATTCATAATTTATGTTTTTATTAATTAAATTCCCCATTCAGATGGGTTTGAACTCCAAACTTTTAATGTTTCGTGGTCTTCTTCTGCAATGTATTTTTTAGCAATTGCTGTTTTTAGTAACGTAGGATAATTACTTAAAGTCATTAATTCAATTCCTGAATTTTTGAAGTTTTCAGAAGCTACATCAAATCCATAAGTAAAAATTGCAGCCATACCTAAAATATTTGCACCTCCAGAGTTTAAAGCTTCAACAGCTTGTAAACTACTTTTTCCAGTACTAATTAAATCTTCAACTACTACAACGGTTTGTCCTGCTTCAAAATGTCCTTCAATTTGATTTTGACGCCCGTGTTTTTTAGCTTCTGGTCTAACATAAACGAAAGGTAAATCTAAAGCTTCTGCTACCAATAAACCAATTCCAATGGCTCCGGTTGCAACTCCAGCAATTACATCTGGTTTACCAAATTTTTCTACTATATTTGTAGCAAATTCATTTTGTAGAAATTTACGAACTTCTGGAAATGAAAGAGTTATGCGATTGTCGCAATATATTGGCGATTTCCATCCTGACGCCCAAGTAAAAGGACTTTTAGGATTTAATTTAATTGCGTTTATTTGTAAAAGCAATTCGGCCGTTTTCTGTGCTGTGTTGTCATTAAAAATCATATTACAAATGTATAAAGTTTTTATAAACGACAAACCACTTTTTTTGACAAATGAGATTGAAAAAGAAACTGATTTTCAACTTTTCTTGTTAGAAAGTGCTGACATTAATAAAATTATTTTAAAATACTATCAAAATAAAATTGATAAGGCTATTTTATATCATCCTGATGAAAAGGAAATTTTAAAAAAATTGAAAGAAAAAATTCCAGTTAATAAAGCAGGAGGTGGTTTAGTGAAGAATAAAAAAGGCGAAATTCTTTTTATTTACAGAAACGATAAATGGGATTTACCTAAAGGTGGAATCGAAAAACATGAAACCATCGAAGAAACTTCTATTCGAGAGGTAGAAGAAGAAACCGGTTGTAAAAACTTGAAAATAGTACAAAAGCTTCAAAAAACATACCATATTTTTAAACGAAATGGTGAGTATAAATTAAAAATCACGCACTGGTTTGAAATGTTTACGGATTATGATGGTCCACTTCATGGTCAAATCGAAGAAGGAATTGAAAAAGTTGTTTGGTTAAAACCTAAAGAAATTCCAGCAGCTCTTGAAAATTCTTACGAAAATATTAAACTACTGTTTGAATAAATATATTTTTAAAAACAATCAAAACAATTATCATTTTTTTATTGATAATTGTTTTGAATTTTGTAAATTAAAATTGTAAAAATCCCATCTATGAATAAGCCTTATCGCGTTTTTGATTTAATTTACTACCAACAAGAAAAATTTCCTAACATTGATTTGTTCGGATATAAAGAAAACGAATCTTGGAAAACCATTCCAACTGTTGATTTTATTGAAAAAGTAAATCAAATTTCACGTGCGTTAATTGCTTATGGAGTTCAGCCAGATGATAAAATTGGTTTAATCTCAGAAAATCGTTGGGAATGGAATGCTTTAGATTTTGCAATTCAGCAGGTTGGGGCAGTAGTGGTGGCAATTTATCCAAATATTTCTGAAAATGATTACAAATTTATTTTTAACGATGCCTCGATAAAACTATGTTTTTTGAGTACAGATGTTTTATATGATAAAATTATCAGTATACAAAATGAGGTCGATTCGTTAAAAGACATTTATACCATTAACGTTTATTCAGATTATCCGAATTGGAAATCTTTTCTTGAGTTAGCATCTAATGTTAATCAATCTGAAGTTGATATAAGAAAAGATGCAATTCAAACAGATGATTTAGCTACTTTAATTTATACTTCTGGAACAACCGGAAATCCAAAAGGTGTAATGCTTTCGCATAAAAATTTATTAGCCGATGTGATGAGTAGCGAATATTCATTTCCGGTTAGTGAAGGACAACGTGCTTTAACATTTTTACCTGTTTGTCATGCCTACGAGCGTGTTTTTCATTATGTTTATATTTATAAAGGTTTAACGATTTATTTTGCAGGTTCGATGGAAACCATTGGTGCAGATATGAAAGAAGTTAAACCACATATTTTTTCTGCTGTTCCTCGAGTTTTAGAAAAGGTTTACGAAAAAATTATGGCTACTGGCGAGCAACTAACAGGGATTAAACGTAAGTTATTCTTTTGGGCTGTTGGATTAGGTGAGAAATATGAATTAGAAAATCGTTCGGCTTGGTACGATTTTCAATTAAATATTGCACGCAAAATTATTTTTTCAAAATGGCGCGAAGCAATCGGTGGCGAAATCCTTGGTATTGCTTCTGGAAGTGCTGCTTTACAGCAAAAACTAATCCGATTGTACTTAGCTGCCGGAATTCCCATTTTTGAAGGTTACGGATTAACCGAAGCCGGACCTTGCTTAGCAGTGAACTGTTATAAACGTGGAATGAAAATTGGTACGGTTGGTGTTCCATTAATTAATATCGAAATTAAACTTGCAGAAGATGGCGAAATCCTGGCCAAAGGAGATAATATTATGCAAGGTTATTATAAAAACGAACAAGCTACGAACGAAGTTTTAAAAGACGGTTGGTTGCATACTGGTGATATCGGTCAGTGGATTGATGGTAAATATCTAAAAATCATCGACCGTAAAAAAGAAATGTTTAAAACATCTGGTGGTAAATATGTTGTGCCGCAACAAATAGAAAGTAAGTTTGTAGAATCTCCTTTTATTGAACAAATGATGGTTATTGGCGAAAATCAAAAATTTCCTGCAGCGTTCATTGTTCCATCTTATATAAATCTAAAAGATTGGGCTAAATCAAATGGTTTTGATATTTATAATTTAGATAAAGAAACGTTTTTTGCAAATGAAATTATCACCAATAAAATTTTAGAAGAAGTAAATAATATGAATATTCATTTTGGAAATTGGGAACAAATCAAACGTTATGAATTAATTTTAGATGAATTTACGATAGAAACTGGTGAATTAACGCCAACTTTAAAAATGAAACGTAAAGTGATTATCGAAAAATATAAAACACTTTTCCAAAAAATATATGCTTAATAAAATGCCTTTCTGTAAAGAAAGGTTTTTTTATTCCTAAATCCTTCCTAACTTTAAACGTAAATTTGTTTATTAAAACAAAATTTCAATGAAAATATTAATTATTGAAGACGAAATCGAATTACAAAAAGTAGTTCAACAAGCTTTAGAAAAAGAAAAGTTTTTAGTTGAATCAGCAAATAATTTCAAATCTGCTTTAGATAAAATCATAAGTTTTGATTACGATTGTATTTTGTTAGATATTAATCTACCAGACGGAAATGGTATGGATTTACTTCGCGAAATTAAAAAACTTCACAAGCAAGATGCCGTTATTATTGTTTCGGCTAAAGATTCTGTAGATGATAAAGTTTTGGGATTAAATTTAGGTGCCGATGATTATTTAGCTAAACCGTTTCATTTGGCTGAGTTACATGCACGAATCAATTCGATTATGAGACGAAATAATCAAAATGGCGAAAAATTTATTAGTTTTAAAAACGTAAAAATAAATCCAGAAGAACGCAGTGTTTTTGTGAATGATAATCTGATAAATTTAAATCGTAAAGAATATGATATGTTGTATTATTTTATGATTCGACCTAGAAAAACATTACAAAAAACAACTTTGGCAGAAAGTATTTGGGGTGACCATATTGAAGATGCCGATAGTTTAGATTTTATTTATTCGCAAATAAAAAACCTGCGTAAAAAACTGAAACAAAGTCAAGCAGATATTGATTTTCAGGCTGTTTACGGAATTGGATATAAACTTATTTAGGATGCGTGTTTCGTTAAAAAATTATACTTTAAAGTATTTAATCATTGCACTTTTGGCTGTAATTGCTATTTGGTCTGCTATATTTTACGCTTTTATTTTAGATGAAGTAAACGATAATATTGATGACGGTTTAAAAGACCAAAAAATTCATATTATTCGTGAAGCTTATATCGACGATTCGATTTTAAATACAAATGAATTCGGCATCAACCAATTTCGAATAACAAAAATAGATTCTGCTGATTATGAACCGTTAAATAGGATTGTTAACCAAATGGTTTTTATGGAATATGATGGTGAATATGAACCTTATCGTGTTTTAACTACTGGTTTTATCGACAAAGATGGTGATTATCGAAAACTCGAAATTAGAACATCGACTGTTGAAGAAGATGATTTTGGAATCAATCTATTAATTGCACTCTTTGTACTTTATGTATTTATCATAATCGGAATTTTCTTTATTAATAAAGTTGTTTTAGACCGTGTTTGGGCTCCATTTTACGATATTTTACAACGAATGAATCAATATCAATTTGGTAGTAAACGTTCTTTAAAAGATAATAATCAAAAAATTGTAGAATTTTATGAACTTCAGAACGAACTTCAAACTTTGGTTCAACGTAACGAACACATGTTTGAATCACAGAAAAGTTTTATCGAAAATGCTTCACACGAATTGCAAACGCCTTTAGCAATTAGTTTAAATAAAATTGATTTGGTTTTAGAGAATGAAAATCTGGATGCGAAAACGGTAACAGATTTTGAAGAAATTAAAAAGTCTTTAAAGCGAATGAAAAATTTAAATAAGTCGCTTTTGATGCTTTCTAAAATCGAAAATAATCAGTTTGAAGATAAAGTACTTGTAAATTGGAACGAAGTTTTTAAAACAGTTTTTCAAGATTTTGAAGATGTGATTTCGTTTAAAGAAATTCAGTTTGAGTTAAAAGAAAATGGCATTTTTGAAACCAAAGCAAATTTATATTTGATTGAGATTTTACTTTCCAATTTGCTTCGAAATGCAATCAAATATATCGGAAAAGAGAAAGAAATTGTTGTACATATTTCTGAAAATTCGTTCGAAATTCAAAATTCAGGAAATCAAATTGCTTTGAATCCTAATTATATTTACAATCGATTTTACAAAGCCGAAACCGATGAAACTTCAAGCGGATTGGGACTTTCGATTGTTCAATCTATCATTAAACAATATGATGATTTGTTGATACAATATCAATTCACAAAAAATAAACATCATTTTAAAATTGTTCGTGTAAATTCCTAAATCTTTCCTAATTGATTTTTGAAATTTGTACTATAAATTTTAAAAAATAGAAATTATGAAGACTTTAAATTTAAAAAATACCGTTTTAATTTTAGTAATGACCTTAGGTTTTTCAATTCAATCATTTGCTCAGAAAACTCAAATTCAAATCAATCAATTACCAGAAATTGCTAAAACGTTTATCAATCAAAATTTTAAAAACGAAAATATTAGTTATGTTGTAAAAGAAGAAGAGTTTTTAACGGTTGATGAATATAAAGTAGTTTTGGGAAATGGAACAAAAATTGAATTTGATTCGAAAGGAAATTGGAAAGAAGTTTCGAATAAAACACAAGCTTTAAAAACGAACTTTATACCTAAAAATATCTTGAGTTATTGTACCAAAAGTTTTCCGAATACATTTGTAACAAAAATCGAAAAATCGAGATGGAAATATGAAGTAGAACTTTCGAACGGATTAGAATTACTTTTTGATTCTGAAGGAAATTTTACAAGAATTGACGATTAATAATAAAAATCAGGAAGCAGGCAATTTTGTCTGCTTTTTTTGTATATTGAAAATAAAAACATGGACGAATCATACAGAGATTTTTTAATGAAGACTATTTTGTTTCTAGAAGAAACTTCAGGGAATTTATTTGCTCAAATTTTAAATTTAGCATCTCAAAATGAATATCCTAATTTAAGACAAGATTTTGAAAATGGATATATATTAGATTTCAATATTTCAATGTTTGAAAATTCTACTGATCCAAATCTAATTCGTTTGGTAGAAGTTTATAAGAAAATCGAGGATGAAATTGAAGCATTAATTAAAAAAAATAAAATTACTGAAGATGAATTAGATTTTCATTTTATTAATGACGAAATGCAATTTGATGATGAGTTTGATGAAGATGATGATGAAGCTAACGATGAATTATTTGGTGATTTTCCGATGTCTTTAAATTAAATAATTTTAATATGAAAAAGATTTTTTTAGCAATTTGTTTTTTTGTTTGTTTCCACGGTGTTGCTCAAGATGAAGCTTTTGTTTTACCTGTCAATATGGAATTCATAGCAACTGAAATTGCGGATGAGAATTCGATAAATTATTACCCTAAATTGATGAAACGTTTTGACGATTTTGATAAAACGTTAACCACTTTAGATTATCGTTTTTTGTATTACGGATTTACAAAACAATCAAATTATTCAGGTTATAAAACACACGATTTTGAGGATGAAATTTTAAAAACATTAAATAAAAAAACAGACTTATCAACTAAAGATTTTAATAAACTTGAAGTCAAATTAAAAGAAGTATTACAAGATAATCCATTTAATTTAAAAATGTTACGTCTTTTGATTTATGTTTCGGATTCGTTAGATAAAAAAACAGAAACGGAACAGTTAATCATGAGATTCAACGGAATCATTGAAGCAATTATTTCAAGTGGCGACGGTTTATCTTGTATGTCAGGTTTCAAGGTTATCTCTGTTTCAGACGAATATATCATTTTAGACACATTTGGATTGAATGTAAAAGGACAAAGTTTGGTTGAAGGACCTTGTGATTTATTACATTTAGCTGATCCAAACAAAGAATTAAAAATCGACGGTTTGTATTTTGATATTGAAATATTTTTTGGAAAAATGTTTTCGGAATAGTGTATCTTTGGTTTTTTATTATTTGTGATTTCACACATTTATCTATTTAACCAATTATGTCAAGAAAATTTAATTCTATTATAAAAACTTCGTGTGGAGTTTTTATTTTATCTACTACTTTTTTTATTGGAACACTTCAAAATTCGTACGCAAGTTCAGTAAAGTTCGCTCAAACGATAAATAAGAATAATTTACCAAAACCTATTTACCAAAATAGTTTGGGAACTTTCTATGAAGAATTGTCAAATTATAATATTACTACCGAAAATTTTAATAATCAATTGATTCAATGGTTTGATTTAGATTCTGACCATAGTTTCGAGAAAGTGAGAGAATTTGTAGACGAAATTGGTTATAAACATGAAACCTTTCAACATATTTATAAAGGTTTAAAAGTAGAAAATGACTTAGTTTTTGTACATAGTAAATCAGGAAAAGTAACTTCAGCAAACGGTCAAATGGTTCGCTTTTATGATTTTGATATATCGTTTGATTTAACAGACGAAGAATTTTTAAATATTGCAATCACTGATTTTAATGTAAATTCAAAAGTAAAAAATTCTGAAATAGAATTGGTAATAACAAAAATTCCCTCTGAAAAAGGAGTTGAAATAATAGCAACTAAAAAAGTTAAACTGAATTCGTTTAAACCAATTAAAAGCTATTTTTATTTCATAAATCCAAAAGGGGAAATTGTAAAAAAATACAAAGCCATTCATACCGCCGATCTTCCAGGTTCAGGAACAACTTATTATCGAGGAACTCAAAACTTTACAGTTGATAGTTTTAATGGACAATATCGTTTAAAAGATAATTTTCGAAATATACATACACTAAATGCTGCAAATTTATATTTTGATGAATTTACTTGGGAAATTTCCGGAAGTCAGGATTTTTTAAATACATCTACTTCTTTTACTGCAATTCCGATGCGACCAGCTGTTGAAGTTCATTGGGGAATGTCAAAAACATATGATTATTATAAAAATGTTCATAACAGAAATAGTTATGATGGATTAGGTTCAATTATCACTAATTATTATAATTTTCCAGAGGATTTTGAAGATCCACAAAATGCCTTTGCAGCAGATTTTGGAGATCAAGTTGCTATGTTCTTCGGAATCGGAGGAAATATTTTTAATCCTGTTGTAGGAATTGATGTAGCAGGTCATGAATTTTCTCATCTTGTGATTGGAAGAAACGGAAATGGTGGATTGGAATATTTAGGGGAATCGGGTGCTTTAAACGAGTCATTTGCTGATATCTTTGGAACTTCGATTGAGTTTTATGTTAATTTAAGTCCCAATTGGACCATTGGAGAAGGAGTTGTAAAACCGTTTATAACCCCATCTTATTTAAGAAATATGTCTAATCCAAATGATGTTTCTGATATGTTAGAAAGTCAACAACCCGATACATATACAGGAACATATTGGGCTGATCCAACGGATTTCGATTTTGATAATGGTGGAGTTCACATAAACAGTGGGGTTGGTAATTTTTGGTTTTATTTATTAAGTGATCAAACGTTACACACAGGAACAAATGATTTAGGAAATGCTTATAGTGTTCAAGGGATCGGAATTAACAAAGCAGAAAAAATAGTTTACAAAGCATTAATGGAAGGTTTGACTCCTTCTGCAACATATTTTGATGCTTATAACGCAACAAGACAAGCAGCTTTGGCACTTTATGGACCGGGTTCTAACGAGCATAATCAATTAGTCAATGCTTGGTATGCAGTTGGAGTTGGACCATCGTTGTTAAGTGTTGATAAAAATGAATTAAAAGTTAACTTATCGGTTTATCCAAATCCAACAAAAGACGGAAAGCTAAATATCGAATCTCAATTAGAAGGAAATACAACTGTTCAGGTTTATGATTTGTTAGGTAAGCAAGTAAGTTCTGTTTTTTCTTTACAACAAGGTTCAAATCAAATTGATATTCCTAATTTATCAAATGGAATTTACTTTTTAGTGTTCAAATCAGAAGGAAAAACTCATACAGAAAAACTTATTAAAAATTAATTCTATATAAGATAGTAACAAAAAAACGACCAGCTGGTCGTTTTTTTGTTTATAAAATTCTTTCCGAAACGTAGTCTAACTTAACTGTTGGATATTTGCTTTGCGTCATTTGAATTGAGAATTCAGAATCTGCTAAGAAAACCAATTGTCCCGATTTATCTTTTGCTAAGAATTTTTGTTTTACACGTTTAAATTCAGCAAATTCTTCGTTCTTTGGATTTTCCGGTCTTACCCAACAAGCTTTAAAAGCAGGGAAGTTTTCGTAGGTACATTTAGCTCCGTATTCGTGTTCTAAACGATATTGAATAACTTCGTATTGTAAAGCACCCACGGTTCCGATAATTTTACGACCATTCATTTCAAGAGTAAACAACTGCGCTACACCTTCGTCCATTAATTGGTCGATACCTTTTTCTAATTGTTTTGATTTTAAAGGATCGGCATTATTGATATAACGGAAATGTTCTGGTGAGAAACTTGGAATTCCTCTGTAATGCATAATTTCTCCTTCAGTTAATGTATCTCCAATCTTAAAGTTTCCGGTATCGTGTAAACCAACAATATCTCCTGCGTACGAAATATCTACAATTTCTTTTTTCTCAGCGAAGAAAGCATTTGGCGATGAGAATTTTAAATTCTTTCCTAAACGAACGTGTGTGTATGGTTTGTTACGTTCAAATGTTCCAGAAACAATTTTAATAAAAGCTAAACGGTCACGATGTTTTGGGTCCATGTTAGCGTGAATCTTAAATACAAAACCAGAGAATTTATTTTCATCAGGTTGAACTAAACGTGTGTCAGATTCTTTTGGTCTTGGCGATGGAGCGATTTCTATGAAACAATCTAAAAGTTCGCGAACTCCAAAATTGTTTAAAGCCGATCCAAAGAAAACCGGTTGTAAATCTCCATTGATATATTCGTCTCTATTAAAAGCAGGATAAACTTCTTCTAATAATTCTAATTCTTCACGTAAACGATTTGCAGGTTTTTCTCCAATTAATTGGTCTAATTCATTAGATTGTAAATCAGACACAGTGATAACATCTTCGATATTTTTACGACTATCTTCTGAGAAAAGGTTAATGTTCTTTTCCCAAATGTTGTAAATTCCTTTAAAATCATAACCCATCCCAATTGGGAAAGATAAAGGAGCAACTCGTAAACCTAATTTTTGCTCAACTTCATCAAGTAATTCAAAAGCGTCTTTACCTTCACGGTCTAATTTATTAATGAAAACAATCATTGGGATGTTACGCATTCTACAAACTTCAACCAATTTTTCGGTTTGCTCTTCAACACCTTTAGCAACGTCAACAACAACAATTACCGAAT comes from Flavobacterium sp. I3-2 and encodes:
- a CDS encoding SRPBCC family protein yields the protein MNLESSKVTVSKSAAYLFNALIDIKNFEKLMPENIAKFEVIDENCFMFALSGMPEIKLVKKEAHPNSKVVLGAASSKLPFTLTANIGEISENECSIKLDFEGEFNAMMAMMIKGPISKFIETLATNMNKL
- the pyrE gene encoding orotate phosphoribosyltransferase, with product MIFNDNTAQKTAELLLQINAIKLNPKSPFTWASGWKSPIYCDNRITLSFPEVRKFLQNEFATNIVEKFGKPDVIAGVATGAIGIGLLVAEALDLPFVYVRPEAKKHGRQNQIEGHFEAGQTVVVVEDLISTGKSSLQAVEALNSGGANILGMAAIFTYGFDVASENFKNSGIELMTLSNYPTLLKTAIAKKYIAEEDHETLKVWSSNPSEWGI
- a CDS encoding NUDIX hydrolase → MYKVFINDKPLFLTNEIEKETDFQLFLLESADINKIILKYYQNKIDKAILYHPDEKEILKKLKEKIPVNKAGGGLVKNKKGEILFIYRNDKWDLPKGGIEKHETIEETSIREVEEETGCKNLKIVQKLQKTYHIFKRNGEYKLKITHWFEMFTDYDGPLHGQIEEGIEKVVWLKPKEIPAALENSYENIKLLFE
- a CDS encoding AMP-dependent synthetase/ligase produces the protein MNKPYRVFDLIYYQQEKFPNIDLFGYKENESWKTIPTVDFIEKVNQISRALIAYGVQPDDKIGLISENRWEWNALDFAIQQVGAVVVAIYPNISENDYKFIFNDASIKLCFLSTDVLYDKIISIQNEVDSLKDIYTINVYSDYPNWKSFLELASNVNQSEVDIRKDAIQTDDLATLIYTSGTTGNPKGVMLSHKNLLADVMSSEYSFPVSEGQRALTFLPVCHAYERVFHYVYIYKGLTIYFAGSMETIGADMKEVKPHIFSAVPRVLEKVYEKIMATGEQLTGIKRKLFFWAVGLGEKYELENRSAWYDFQLNIARKIIFSKWREAIGGEILGIASGSAALQQKLIRLYLAAGIPIFEGYGLTEAGPCLAVNCYKRGMKIGTVGVPLINIEIKLAEDGEILAKGDNIMQGYYKNEQATNEVLKDGWLHTGDIGQWIDGKYLKIIDRKKEMFKTSGGKYVVPQQIESKFVESPFIEQMMVIGENQKFPAAFIVPSYINLKDWAKSNGFDIYNLDKETFFANEIITNKILEEVNNMNIHFGNWEQIKRYELILDEFTIETGELTPTLKMKRKVIIEKYKTLFQKIYA
- a CDS encoding response regulator transcription factor is translated as MKILIIEDEIELQKVVQQALEKEKFLVESANNFKSALDKIISFDYDCILLDINLPDGNGMDLLREIKKLHKQDAVIIVSAKDSVDDKVLGLNLGADDYLAKPFHLAELHARINSIMRRNNQNGEKFISFKNVKINPEERSVFVNDNLINLNRKEYDMLYYFMIRPRKTLQKTTLAESIWGDHIEDADSLDFIYSQIKNLRKKLKQSQADIDFQAVYGIGYKLI
- a CDS encoding sensor histidine kinase, with amino-acid sequence MRVSLKNYTLKYLIIALLAVIAIWSAIFYAFILDEVNDNIDDGLKDQKIHIIREAYIDDSILNTNEFGINQFRITKIDSADYEPLNRIVNQMVFMEYDGEYEPYRVLTTGFIDKDGDYRKLEIRTSTVEEDDFGINLLIALFVLYVFIIIGIFFINKVVLDRVWAPFYDILQRMNQYQFGSKRSLKDNNQKIVEFYELQNELQTLVQRNEHMFESQKSFIENASHELQTPLAISLNKIDLVLENENLDAKTVTDFEEIKKSLKRMKNLNKSLLMLSKIENNQFEDKVLVNWNEVFKTVFQDFEDVISFKEIQFELKENGIFETKANLYLIEILLSNLLRNAIKYIGKEKEIVVHISENSFEIQNSGNQIALNPNYIYNRFYKAETDETSSGLGLSIVQSIIKQYDDLLIQYQFTKNKHHFKIVRVNS
- a CDS encoding PepSY-like domain-containing protein, with translation MKTLNLKNTVLILVMTLGFSIQSFAQKTQIQINQLPEIAKTFINQNFKNENISYVVKEEEFLTVDEYKVVLGNGTKIEFDSKGNWKEVSNKTQALKTNFIPKNILSYCTKSFPNTFVTKIEKSRWKYEVELSNGLELLFDSEGNFTRIDD
- a CDS encoding DUF4919 domain-containing protein; translated protein: MKKIFLAICFFVCFHGVAQDEAFVLPVNMEFIATEIADENSINYYPKLMKRFDDFDKTLTTLDYRFLYYGFTKQSNYSGYKTHDFEDEILKTLNKKTDLSTKDFNKLEVKLKEVLQDNPFNLKMLRLLIYVSDSLDKKTETEQLIMRFNGIIEAIISSGDGLSCMSGFKVISVSDEYIILDTFGLNVKGQSLVEGPCDLLHLADPNKELKIDGLYFDIEIFFGKMFSE
- a CDS encoding M4 family metallopeptidase, coding for MSRKFNSIIKTSCGVFILSTTFFIGTLQNSYASSVKFAQTINKNNLPKPIYQNSLGTFYEELSNYNITTENFNNQLIQWFDLDSDHSFEKVREFVDEIGYKHETFQHIYKGLKVENDLVFVHSKSGKVTSANGQMVRFYDFDISFDLTDEEFLNIAITDFNVNSKVKNSEIELVITKIPSEKGVEIIATKKVKLNSFKPIKSYFYFINPKGEIVKKYKAIHTADLPGSGTTYYRGTQNFTVDSFNGQYRLKDNFRNIHTLNAANLYFDEFTWEISGSQDFLNTSTSFTAIPMRPAVEVHWGMSKTYDYYKNVHNRNSYDGLGSIITNYYNFPEDFEDPQNAFAADFGDQVAMFFGIGGNIFNPVVGIDVAGHEFSHLVIGRNGNGGLEYLGESGALNESFADIFGTSIEFYVNLSPNWTIGEGVVKPFITPSYLRNMSNPNDVSDMLESQQPDTYTGTYWADPTDFDFDNGGVHINSGVGNFWFYLLSDQTLHTGTNDLGNAYSVQGIGINKAEKIVYKALMEGLTPSATYFDAYNATRQAALALYGPGSNEHNQLVNAWYAVGVGPSLLSVDKNELKVNLSVYPNPTKDGKLNIESQLEGNTTVQVYDLLGKQVSSVFSLQQGSNQIDIPNLSNGIYFLVFKSEGKTHTEKLIKN
- a CDS encoding peptide chain release factor 3, encoding MSFKNEILRRRTFGVIAHPDAGKTTLTEKLLLFGGAIQEAGAVKSNKIKKGATSDFMEIERQRGISVATSVLAFNYKDKKINILDTPGHKDFAEDTFRTLTAVDSVIVVVDVAKGVEEQTEKLVEVCRMRNIPMIVFINKLDREGKDAFELLDEVEQKLGLRVAPLSFPIGMGYDFKGIYNIWEKNINLFSEDSRKNIEDVITVSDLQSNELDQLIGEKPANRLREELELLEEVYPAFNRDEYINGDLQPVFFGSALNNFGVRELLDCFIEIAPSPRPKESDTRLVQPDENKFSGFVFKIHANMDPKHRDRLAFIKIVSGTFERNKPYTHVRLGKNLKFSSPNAFFAEKKEIVDISYAGDIVGLHDTGNFKIGDTLTEGEIMHYRGIPSFSPEHFRYINNADPLKSKQLEKGIDQLMDEGVAQLFTLEMNGRKIIGTVGALQYEVIQYRLEHEYGAKCTYENFPAFKACWVRPENPKNEEFAEFKRVKQKFLAKDKSGQLVFLADSEFSIQMTQSKYPTVKLDYVSERIL